The Medicago truncatula cultivar Jemalong A17 chromosome 7, MtrunA17r5.0-ANR, whole genome shotgun sequence genome includes the window caaactttttatgatatttaattatattgtttcaaaaaattatcttttccaaatgaaaattaaatgcaaagtgCATTTAATTtgctctctctttcattttctcaataataaataaccaatgaaaattatttttacaactttctataaaacttatttcaagaataacacaaaaaactatattacaaactacaatgttttaatttttttaataagtgtgatttttttttttgcttataatacgGGACGGAGCgagtattaattattttgacgCTTTGTATAGTCTGGCCATACGTAGCATATTTTGTATAATTGACATGGAAAGGTCTTATTTCTTTAATAAATCAAAGAAAGGGAAACAAAAAAGTGGGGTTGTGTAGAACAAACAACAATATCTATGTATACTTTTTTGTCCAAAGAAAGAACTAACCATTATACCCATTAGGTGGAACTAGACAACTAGTTATCTATTTGTCCTTCCTTCGTGGTCCAAAAGAGTAGCCAAATTTGACTTGAAATAAATtggtatattttttatataattaggTGAGGCATTGAACTTAGTTTAATGTAAGGAAAACCTCGTGACTAAAGGAtcacataaaaatgaaaatgaattacATTTACCtcactatatatataaagagacatcatccagaagtcctagctcatgACTAAAAGATCAcgtaaaaatgaaaatgaattacATTTACCTCACTATATATAAAGAGACATCattcagaagtcctagctcaactgacaaaatgtcgaaattgttaggccggatgccatgaccgagGTTCTAACCTGGATACcttcacttatgtgtgtgagtttataatgactttgtcatttcgtctatctaaaaaaagaCGTGGGACCTTAAATCTGCAATATGTGGAATAAATGCCACTTATTATCATATTGATTCGATGGACTAATCATTGCAATCGCATGCAGATATATACTcgatttacaaaataaaataaaaggatatCTCTTTCTACTAAAACACCACATGAGCAacatttgaatttcaattgaaataaaaaggataaattattattaagaaaatgaagcAAGCAAAGGGAATAATGCTTTAACCTTTTGTCAGTAATTATGAAGTACAAAACAAAATACTTCCAAACCTAAAAGCAAAAGCTgtggtttctcttctctttttgcACCTTTCTTCATAGAATTGAAGAGGGTATTGATCATATTATGTTAAAAGTTGTAGCTGATGACGTATATAAGCACGCTCATTTCAGCAAAAGCTCCCATTCTGTGAAGTCTGCTTTTTGTGTCCAACAACAACACTGTTATGTACAAAAAGAGTTCTGCTGAAAACTTTGTTTGCATTCCTAACATGTCGGGCTTCGACATAGCCAACACCTATAACAAGAAAGAACATAATCACTCACCTCATTCATAAAGACCATAGCCCTCCCTCTCTGACAATTTCTCTAATGTAATGTTAGAGACAGCATCTATGTACCAAAATGGTCCTTGAATAGGAGAATGGCAACAGCATTGTTTTTGGTCAAGGAATAAATGAGCCATATCATATAAGACTAAACCGTATTGTACTTGGATGATGATGTATGGTAAGTAAGACCAAACCATATGGAATAAACTATACTTCTATGTTGCTTCATATATATACCCTAAATTTATGGTACTTGATTATCCTCATGTAATAATTtgacataatatatatgtgTAGTAAACACATTACTAGAAAATGACATGAACATTTGAATTGAAGTATAAAAACTGCTCTCATCTCAAAAAATAGCGACTCATCAAAcaattttacacatattaagaaaaatagtatataaaaaaaCGATAAATAGTAGTATTTTTACTAAACTATTGTTTATCAATAATGTATAGGTGTAATCATCGATTCATagtgaaatataaaaaaaagggcaatccggtgcactaaagctcccgcatacgcagtgttcgggaaggggtcccatcatttggtgtattgtatgcAACATTACCatattttttacacaagagactgtttccaggacttgaacccgtgaccttccAGTCACATTATCGATTCATActaaaatatattgatttaaCATTGATGAGAGTAATATTAATTCGATGGTAGACtggaaaaacaaataattaatattgttttaaaatcaaaatagtaaTTTCTTTtaggataattttatttttttacattcttTTGAGTactatccttcaaaaaaaaaaattgagtactAGCTATCACATTCTTTTGAAACAGTCCTAATTAATTACTGCAACTTTATTTGCCAGATACTTTCAAGCTTGCTATTCCAAAATTTTGATGAACATTAATTTCCTCTAAGGAAACATCTCATTGTTTCAACTTCAAAGGAGGCTTTTAAGTTGATTAATCTATAATTTGTGAAAATGTCATTGCTTTCATGCATGTAATTTCTTCCAAGTCACTATAAATAGCTTTTCCTTTTATCATTTCTGTTAGTACTATCAGTTAAGACATTAGCCTTTGTAATCCCTTTAAAAGTGAAATCGAGACATTGACAACTCGGTTATCATAACTTTCTACTCAGTATTCTTTTTAGAAGACTTCATAATATTGTCTGattaatatattatcttttttcttgacccaaaaaaaaaaaaatcatctttttatttgttgaaagaAATACTTTAGAACCTTAAAACTAAAATCTGTTACAGAAAACctgtgaagccccgatacttcaaaatggatgacgtaccgtATTCTCTGCGTATCCTGCATCGATACCTGCccgatactttccgatacgtatccggagagtatccaaatattaaattttatttttttaaaaaataattatctgatactttccgatacgtctcgatacgcacggatacttgtgttctttatattattttgatttctgttatgttcttttttttttttttttttttttttttttgtaaaaaatcagaataaaaacattatattactataatatatatacatttcctttatctttttttggtgctagtacgacccacaccacaccacacTTTGGCCACCGtcgagaaattagggtttaaagctTCTTGTGCAACCTTGTTCTTCCTCATGTTGTGAGAGAAATTGGGgtactttctcttttatccattctttgaaaagaaacaaaatggatccaaaaagggtagaagatttggtttttttttttggttacataaattttagggtgaggggatggtgccCCAGTCCAAGGCAGGGAAGACCTTCGGGCtcaaagagcacttacaaaggtaattacatttacctccctccAAAGGCACTAGCGGGGCTCGAACCCAGGTTCTCTCGGATTCAAGACCTgtctttttaccactagaccaagCCTTTGGAGttgaaaaacacatgtaaattactcaaatgcccatcggcaattaactgccgaattatggaaccggctgcagttaactactgaggaaaacctcggcagttaactgccgtggaaattcaaacttttttttttgttgacgaaaaccataaattgtcattattaatatttattgattttgaatgtttcaatcattattttggtacgtttcaaacaattgcagtattatacttatgcatatatatcttaataaaaatatcatttaaatcttgacaaaaaaataaagagcatttaagtcctcaaaaaatatttcaatgagtgtaaaaattaagcatttgaatactattttgcaaattacttaaataaaaaaatcgttgtgcataattattttaatgtagaaaatataacaacatactATTacgttaaaaaaaatcgttgtgcaccattattttaacgattttttttattaatttaagtaATGTgtaaaacaatattcaaatgattaatttttacaCTATTTAAATGCTAttattattaagatatatatgcataagtataatactgcaattgtttgaaacgtaccaaaataatgattgaaaaatttaaaatcaataaatattaataatgataatttatggtttttgtcgcAAAAAAAATAGGTTTGAAGTTTCCGCGGCAGTTAAATGTCGAGGTTTTCCTCgatagtttactgccgaagttttccttggtagttaactgcagtcggttccataattcggcagttaactgccgagggacatttgagtaatttacatGTATTTTTCAGCCTAAGCAAATGTGTATACATCAATTTTCTTcgattaatgatgtatgtggtcatTATTATAGagtacatatatcatttaatgaataaatctaaaatgtagatttttgcTTTTAATAGTAACCGAATGATGTATTCATTATTCAACATCATAAGTGAATTATGTGAAAATGATTCATGATACCAAATGAcatgcaaataaaatattaagagTTCGAATTGACCAAATTCTAATTTAAGTTTTATAACTATCTTAAGTTTAGAGGAAATTAACTTCTTGAGGGAGGATTCATCTAACAAATAGTTTTTGAAATTATCAAATTGAAGCACCAACTAACAAGTAACGAAGTtgaagaaaatcaaaatcctaacATTTTGAAGTTATTGTATAGCATTCAAATTTTTGTTATccaaaaactaataattttgtCATCCAAAATCCTATCGTtgggaataaataaattatattgataCTAGtactaattaataattaacaacattagcttttgatattgaaataaataatatattttttttggtagtgcttgaaataaaaataatatagtaaCATAACAAAGTCATTTACTTATTAAAGTAATGAAATTTAAACTAGCCTTGACCAGATTTAAGTGTAGTAATCACATGGAAGCCTATTAAGGTGACAATAACATTCTCTAAACCTGGCCAAAGAAAGTAATTTGGCTGTCCCGCAATGCATTACTACCTTTTTGTCTTGTTCATAATTATGTTTGCTCTTGACTAAGATGTCTATGTGTTGGTGTGTATATGGTTTGGGATGCGGGTAATTGCAGAATTCCACTAGATTCTTtttgagtaatgatacatagacacccttatGTGACAATACACcctttgacacccacacaaaaatctgacacgtagtcacgtggaccccgcacaagcacactttctcttttctctcctcttctctcttcctaatgcatGGGATGTACGAAGGTGTATGGAAATAAATGAtatctatgtatcattactcattCTTTTTATACTCCTAAGTCCCCTAAGATTGTCATGTGAATCAGTCCCAATGCATACaacatataattaaataattaaaaaaattaacatgcaAAACTAGTTCAATTCAAAAGAACTCATAACCAAATTTTAGTGGGACCATTCCATGATtcaattatatgtttttttgtttctttttataacAGTCACGTGTAAATGTGAACTGAAGTAGGAAAAACAAGTGTGGATTTAGATTTTAAAGTGAACTTTTGAacaagaaaaacatatttaccACATGGTTAGTGGTGATTGACCATTCCTCCTAAGCCCCTTTAGTTAGCCTAAACTTCAACATCATCTCATTCCTTCTGCCAAAACCAGTACTATATATTCACCTACCCCTTCATGAATGCTTCTGTCACCTCTCTCTAACTTaacattcaaaaatcaaaactacaAGACACTAAGTGCTACCTCACCCCAGCTAACATGGAACCAATCACTTGTCTGCGTCCTGAATTTGTTCCGAGTGGCGACACCCCTCTACCGGAGAGTCCTCGAGTTCCTATGGAGTTTCTGTCAAGATCATGGAGTGCTTCAGCTCTTGAAGTCACAAAAGCTCTTGCACCACCTCATTCTTCATGCATGCCTTCAAATGGTTCTATTCCTGAAGAAACCACTAACCACTCTTTATCTGAAGATCTCTCTATACAGTCTAAGAATCAGTTCTCTTTTGCTTCCTCTGCTACTTCGCAGCTCGTCCTTGAGCGCATTATGTCGCACTCTGCAAGAGAGGTGCTTACTACTCTTTACTTACCACATTCACATATGACATTGtctttattaatgtttttttgttgattattatATATGTAACAGGAAGTGTCTCCGTTAACATCAGGTAGATTATCTCACAGCAGCGAACCTTTGAATGGTGGCAGTTCATTAACTGGAACAGACAGTCCAATTTCTCATTCAGATGAATTTGACGATGTTGTCAAGGTTTACAATAAATTTTTACTACGCTATGAACAACTCTATTAACTTAGTTCTATATTTTTACTATGTGGCTTATGCTTATTCCTGTTAATGTATGTGCAGTTTTTTCGGACAAACAATTCCATTCACCCATTATTCAATGGTGGAAGAGCAAGTGCCGGTGTTGGCAACGGCACGGCTTGTTCAGGACCTAAAACTGTAGGAAGGTGgttgaaagagagaagagaaaagaagaaagaagaaagcaGAACACAAAATGCTCAGCTGCACGCTACTATTACTGTGGCTGCTGTTGCTTCTGCTATAGCTGCCATTGCAGCAGCAACAGCAAATTCATCAACACAAAACAAGGATGAGAAGATGGCCAAGACAGACGTGGCTGTTGCTTCGGCTGCCACTCTAGTTGCCGCACAATGTGTGGAGGCTGCCGAAGCAATGGGAGCTGAGCGCGACCACCTTGCATCGGTGGTCAGCTCAGCTGTGAATGTTCGTTCTCATGATGATATCACTACTCTTACTGCTGCAGCTGCCACAGGTAAGACTTTTAGCCCACATCATTGAGCATCTATTTCATAATATAATTTAGTCAATGTTTCATATCGCGGTAGCATTGCTATTCTTGATATTCCTGAGAATTTTAGTTAAATACAGCTAACCTCTTGAGGCTATCGAAACATAAAAAATCATGATGTTACAGCACACCTACAATAAACCATTAAAATGTCTAAGACTAAGACTTATTTGAACCAACCATACAAAATCGTTAATTCACAAGGATATAATACGTGTAATATGCATATCGacttatttttcatattctttgtttttgtaTCCTTATATTCACAGTTTATGCAATGTGTATATGGTCCTTGATATGTAGCTCTCCGAGGAGCAGCAACACTGAAAGCTAGAGCTGTGAAGGACTTATGGAATGGTGCTGCAGTAACACCATTGGAGAAAGGAATGGGAGGTATACCAATATCTGGAAAAGGtaataacataaaaaacatgAACAACAGCTCCAGTGATAGTGGAGAAATTGTGAATGTAGATGGTTTTATAGGTTCCTGCAGCCAAGAACTACTTGCTAAGGGCAGTGAATTACTCAAACGCACCCGTAACGGTACATTATCATTATTACCAATTACAAATTATGCTATTAAGACTACATCAAAATTTCTGGtttgaaaaacaattaaattctGTTTTGGTGATAACTGCAGGTGATCTACACTGGAAAATAGTTTCTGTTTACATACATCGAACGGGACATGTAAATTTTTCTTTCAGAAATTGACATTAGACAGAATTTTCTACATGTTCATTCATTGACAAGGCTTGCAAACATTTCAGGTAATGCTGAAAATGAAGAGCAAACATGTTGCaggaacaataacaaaaaagaaCAAGAGTAAGTTACTAATagcttcacatttttttttaccggCACAGGTACATAGGTCATAACTTTGtaatcataaatatatgcaGATATTGTGCTAGACGTGTGCACGGATTTACCAGCATGGCCAGGAAGAGATCTATCAGATGATGGAGAAAAACGATGCTACTTCGGATTGAAAACAGACTCGAGGGGAATTGTCGAGTTCGAGTGTAGAAATCAAAGAGAATATGATATCTGGACTCAAGGGGTTTCTAGGCTTCTTTCAATCGttacacaaaaacaaaacaaatatagCAACTGAACCTCTCATCTTGTTATTGCTAGTTACCAAATTTAATTCGACACTAAGTTTTGAGATGTATTAAGCACATGTGTTTATCTATATCATCCAAATCAAGTACTCAATTGAATTTTCCTTAACTTGAATAGTTCTTAATGAGTTACATACTATATAGTAACTCTGTATCGTCTTATTAACATTCTTTCGCTATTTAATTTGGTATATAGATATTACAAAAATGTCTATTATAGTTAAACAATAACATCAAAATGCGATAAAGTAgtattattcataaaaaaaatgtatctagtaatttgaaaatgaactCGTATTGAGAGACAATTATTATATGGAACTGACTATATATTGTTATAATTGAGATTTGTGTTATTATGCGTTATTCATAAAGAGACCTGGCTCATATGAATCGTTTAAGTCTGCGGATCAGCCTTCTACACTTGacgattttattgtttattctgTCTCTGCCATTGTTGGCGACTGTCCGCTCAGTCCAAAGCATGACAAGATTCATCTGCCTTCTCACGAGCCATCTCCACACcacacaaaaatcacatatcCGGCATCAATCAATACTCCAAGGGTCGAGCCTCATTCAAAGGACAGGTTTTGATTCCGCAAAAAATCCACTACCAACCTGCATCATTTGAGAAAACTCTGAACCGGTTGAATTTCCATTGTATCTCTGAAGCAACTAACATCCAATTCATAGGTGGCTTCGCCATTCCGCAGCCACCACCACCAAAACGCAGGATAATAACGCATCTAAGTATACCCTTGCGTCGTTATCGATCACTATCACTAAACCATATGTTCCAGGTCCATCAAAAATTCCAATCACTATCACATCTAAGTATCTAGAAGATTACACTGATATTGATCtttagtaattattattttactgaGTCCAAACAACTGAAGGTGTTAATTTTGTGAACGGTCTGGTTTGAAAGTCTTTGTAGATTTCAATGTATCATTATTTGATGATAATCTTAGATATGTTGGATGCCTTAAGGAAGATGTGCATCCAAATGAACAAGAtgaagtttatatatatatatatttgctcATAGGATTGGGGGAGTGATTAAACCAAAAGCGGCACAACTAATGACTAAAGAGGCTAAGAAGAAGTTACATGACCCAACTAAAGAAATTGCCAACAAGCATTTAGAATTGGCTATTTCACATCTCAAATTTAACTGATTCTAAAGTTAAATCGAAGACGGTTTCTTCTCGCACCAATTTCACATTCAGATGAATGTGATGATGTTTTTAAGGTATACAATAAATTCTTACTAAGCAGAGAGCTTGTTTTCTATTAAGTGGCACACAAATATTCAAAGTTTCTTGTGCAGTTTTTTCGGACAAACTCATTCCATTCACCAATTATTCATTGGTGGAAGAGCAAATGTAGGTAAAAATAAGAAGTATACAAAAGTAGAAGGGGATGACGTTTAGATACAAGGAAATCGAAGCCAAAATGTACTCATCATTTGAGAACCTCTTGTTAAGGTTGTCCGTGTCAATGAAAATGTAGCCATAAAATATAATAGCTCCAAGACACCCATAGATCAAATGTGACAACTTATCCAATGGAAATAAAacctacaacaacaaaaaaaggatCAAACTGTTATTAGATATCAAAATCACTATTATAAGGGCTAATTTGCCAATTAATTACACTCTAAATAGAGAGCAAAATACCAGAATCAGAGCAAAGAGAATAAGAACCAACAAAGCTCCCAACAAGAATCGGTCTAAAGAGCCGAAATCATGACCTCTTTTTGCGGCCCAATATGTGTAAAGAGTCAAGCTGAACACAACTGCAATAGTTGATATAACAGATACTAGAATTGCTTTCCCTGCATCCGAATTATCAAGAAACAAGATAGAAATTGTTTTTTCAAGTGTTcagataaaaataaatgcaaaCCAATCCAAAATAACTCAAAACCGCTCAAGATCGATATTAAATAGATTTGTTTGGGCCACCATAAACAAGAAACAAtcggtttggtttggatgtTGGTCCACGACTTTAGAACCAAACGAGACCAAACCAcaccttttaaaaattattaataattattagcCTACTACTAGTCTACAAGTCACAAAATTTGACTCATCCAAACCGAACCGATTGTTTCTTGTTTATGGTGGCCCAAACaagtattttaatatttggatcGGATAGTTTTGATGAAAATCGTAAACACCCTactattgaaaattgaaatttatttaaagtttATGAAAAGCCAACTTAATCAATTCTCTTCTCCTTCCATTAATTTACTTCAAAAAGATATATGCAGAAGTTCATCCAATAGGCAAACCACatgatatgatataatataacaaatcaTTATCGACAAAAAgatattatcattatcaaaagaattaattaataaaaaacaagaagaatcCTGAGAGTTACGTACCACTAAAAAAGGCCCAAGTCAATCCAATTGATGAAGCTAGAGCGACGGTGAAAATTAGGAGGAGGAAATAATTGAGAGGGTGCTTGTGATGATAAGCATATAGTGGACATGATGCTGCAAAATAGAACAAATAGTAAATAAGAGTGTTATGAAATTCAATAACAGAAAAAGTACCAAGTTATGATGAAGATATAAAACATACTTATGAATGGAACAAAGAGAAGGACAATGTAAAGAGCATAGCCTAGTTTGGAGTTGACGAAGAAATTAGCAACGGGGTGAACGAAAACAACTACTGAGGCAACGGCAATGGTGAGAAGCAACTGAAAGGTGAGGATGGAGTATACCTTAAGTATGAAGGGCCATCTTAATTCAGGGCTCTCAAGCAACGTAGGGTAAAGGGTACTTCCTCCACTCTCGATATCTCCTTTTCCAAACATTTTTTCTTAAGCAAGGATATTAGGGTTCTATTAGAAGAATGCAGAAGCAAGGATAATAGGGtttctatttattattattattattttttgacaagatacTAGGGTTTTGTAGAATGCACagtattctttaaaaaagaaaagtagaatGCAGAGTAtagtttttccttcttttctaaTTGAACAAGTAGTTTCCAGGTATTTTTAGTCTTCTTTGTGATTTTGTATGCACGACTTTGTTGATTTCCTGTTTTTGGGcaatgtgttttttattatttcttgcGATGTTTATTtaattcaggttgaaagattaggtTTGAGAGCAAGTTCAGATCCGATAAATGAttttggcgtcgtcaacgttgtaGATCCAGAAACAAGAGTGTTtcggagacttgaatatagtcatatttgttgGCATATGTACTTTgctgttttatgctattaacatggatgttgtgagtttgttagcaaattcatcctttttgtttttaaggacTTTGGATTTATATTGTATCAATGTACTCtgtcaatttaaatgaataaatattgtttatttatgtACAATTTGTTTTAGATGCAAACTTTAAGCTCAACTCTAAAGGCGTGCATAAAAGCTCAATTAACCTTTTCGGCGTGGTGGTCTTCTTCGAGATAGCAATGCCATTTGTTTGATCAGTTATGCTCGTAAAATTGCAGCTTGTGATGCGTTTCATGCAGAGATGTGGGCCATGTATTTGGGTTTGGATCTAGACAGGAATTACACACAAGTTGAAAGTCATTCCATGTATTAGGGAGTGTTCCTACCCTTGATTCGGCGCATCCGTGAATTAGCAGGTGCAAATTAACCATACTTGACGTGAAACGATAGAATAGTGGATTGGTGAATTAACATTAGTTTAACAACGCTTTTGATTCACATGTAATGGAGACTCCTCTAGGAGCTTCAAAATATCCTCTTTGATCACATATCTTCAAAATATCCTTTTTGATGACATATATGGTGCTACTTCGGATTGAAAACAGACTCGAGGGGATCGTCGAGCTCGAGTGTAGAAATCAAAGAGA containing:
- the LOC25499158 gene encoding VAN3-binding protein, producing MEPITCLRPEFVPSGDTPLPESPRVPMEFLSRSWSASALEVTKALAPPHSSCMPSNGSIPEETTNHSLSEDLSIQSKNQFSFASSATSQLVLERIMSHSAREEVSPLTSGRLSHSSEPLNGGSSLTGTDSPISHSDEFDDVVKFFRTNNSIHPLFNGGRASAGVGNGTACSGPKTVGRWLKERREKKKEESRTQNAQLHATITVAAVASAIAAIAAATANSSTQNKDEKMAKTDVAVASAATLVAAQCVEAAEAMGAERDHLASVVSSAVNVRSHDDITTLTAAAATALRGAATLKARAVKDLWNGAAVTPLEKGMGGIPISGKGNNIKNMNNSSSDSGEIVNVDGFIGSCSQELLAKGSELLKRTRNGDLHWKIVSVYIHRTGHVMLKMKSKHVAGTITKKNKNIVLDVCTDLPAWPGRDLSDDGEKRCYFGLKTDSRGIVEFECRNQREYDIWTQGVSRLLSIVTQKQNKYSN
- the LOC25499159 gene encoding protein LIFEGUARD 2 yields the protein MFGKGDIESGGSTLYPTLLESPELRWPFILKVYSILTFQLLLTIAVASVVVFVHPVANFFVNSKLGYALYIVLLFVPFITSCPLYAYHHKHPLNYFLLLIFTVALASSIGLTWAFFSGKAILVSVISTIAVVFSLTLYTYWAAKRGHDFGSLDRFLLGALLVLILFALILVLFPLDKLSHLIYGCLGAIIFYGYIFIDTDNLNKRFSNDEYILASISLYLDVIVIGIFDGPGTYGLVIVIDNDARRYNGNSTGSEFSQMMQVGSGFFAESKPVL